One genomic region from Leptolyngbyaceae cyanobacterium JSC-12 encodes:
- a CDS encoding hypothetical protein (IMG reference gene:2510093794), whose translation MLPFVAVPSTIAQEFGKYRDLFCRGAGFEQVSRYVTGLLLSENKTLQGIAGQWVAGGEVGGRRAMHAAVFEAGWRSSELMSHHRAVIAKEHQGRGREVISLDWTLSHHDWGKQIFGVKRSYDYVEHRMSCFQTVVTATIANRHLIDGIDVVVQFPDFSVAEREYLKVTAKSHYDDLDQVRERLIEMLHYHKNRLEYRKRTEIAVEIVRQVEAEGQFPTADYAFDNGVLTVELTTMIESAGKHWVSEVESSRNILWNDQWQRVDAIGLELRIHHPESFRPIQVTCRNGETKPIWAFTKVVRLKKFGRKRLVIVHEQADLQDPPRFLLTDALHWESGRVMQTWSYRWSCEVFHEVSKQHTGLESAQVRNEEAVNRHFRLSCVAQSILQRTACSGAQSERFEFAQGKQTVGQKLYTLTRQAFDDLLQFIVTRCSHGHTNEQILQALLPS comes from the coding sequence ATGCTGCCCTTTGTCGCTGTGCCATCGACGATTGCTCAAGAGTTTGGGAAATATCGAGACCTGTTCTGCCGAGGCGCAGGCTTTGAGCAGGTGAGTCGCTATGTGACCGGATTGCTGTTGAGTGAGAACAAAACCTTGCAAGGGATTGCCGGACAATGGGTAGCAGGTGGGGAGGTCGGCGGACGAAGAGCGATGCACGCAGCGGTGTTTGAGGCGGGCTGGAGGAGTTCAGAGTTAATGTCCCATCATCGTGCTGTGATAGCCAAAGAGCATCAGGGGCGAGGGCGAGAAGTCATCAGTCTGGATTGGACGCTCAGCCATCACGATTGGGGCAAGCAGATCTTTGGGGTGAAGCGATCCTATGATTATGTGGAACATCGGATGAGTTGCTTTCAAACGGTGGTGACGGCGACGATTGCGAACCGCCACCTAATTGATGGGATTGACGTGGTGGTGCAGTTTCCAGATTTTTCAGTGGCAGAACGGGAGTATCTGAAGGTGACGGCAAAATCCCACTATGACGATTTAGACCAAGTGCGAGAACGACTGATTGAGATGTTGCATTATCACAAGAATCGATTGGAGTATCGCAAACGCACCGAGATTGCCGTCGAGATTGTGCGCCAAGTGGAAGCGGAAGGACAATTTCCCACCGCCGATTATGCGTTTGACAATGGGGTGTTGACTGTTGAGTTAACCACCATGATTGAGTCCGCAGGAAAACACTGGGTGAGTGAAGTTGAAAGTTCTCGCAACATCTTGTGGAATGACCAATGGCAACGGGTAGATGCGATTGGTTTAGAACTCAGAATCCATCACCCAGAGAGCTTTCGCCCGATTCAAGTCACTTGCCGCAACGGCGAAACGAAACCGATTTGGGCATTTACCAAAGTCGTGCGCCTCAAGAAGTTTGGACGCAAGCGATTGGTCATCGTCCACGAGCAAGCAGATTTACAAGACCCACCTCGCTTCCTGCTCACCGATGCGTTGCATTGGGAAAGTGGGCGAGTCATGCAGACTTGGAGTTATCGATGGTCCTGCGAGGTCTTTCATGAGGTGAGCAAACAGCACACCGGGCTAGAGTCGGCTCAGGTGCGGAACGAGGAAGCGGTCAACCGTCACTTCCGTCTTAGTTGCGTGGCGCAGTCGATTCTGCAACGGACTGCCTGTTCTGGCGCACAATCTGAACGATTTGAGTTTGCTCAAGGCAAGCAAACGGTGGGACAGAAGCTCTATACCCTCACTCGTCAAGCCTTTGATGATTTGCTGCAATTCATTGTGACGCGATGTTCTCACGGACATACAAATGAACAGATTTTACAAGCTCTCCTCCCCAGTTGA